A portion of the Oxynema aestuarii AP17 genome contains these proteins:
- a CDS encoding Dps family protein, with protein MTTATGTRPAATQPEINIGIDEDSRREIAAGLSRVLADTYTLYLKTHNFHWNVTGPMFHMLHTMFEEQYNELALAVDEIAERIRTLGFPAPGTYDEFARLSSIEEDRGVLGAKDMVRRLVEGQESVVRTARELLEIAEKANDQPTLDLLTQRMQVHEKTAWMLRSLLAD; from the coding sequence ATGACGACCGCTACAGGTACTCGTCCCGCCGCTACTCAACCGGAAATTAACATCGGGATCGACGAAGACAGCCGTCGCGAAATTGCTGCCGGATTGTCTCGGGTACTGGCCGACACCTATACTCTATACCTAAAAACCCATAATTTTCACTGGAACGTCACCGGGCCGATGTTTCACATGCTGCATACAATGTTTGAAGAGCAGTATAATGAGTTGGCCTTGGCCGTGGACGAAATTGCCGAACGTATCCGCACGTTAGGCTTCCCCGCGCCGGGAACCTACGACGAATTCGCGCGCCTCAGTTCGATCGAAGAAGATCGCGGCGTTTTAGGGGCGAAAGACATGGTTCGCCGCTTGGTCGAAGGTCAAGAAAGCGTGGTCAGAACGGCGAGAGAACTGCTGGAGATCGCGGAGAAAGCGAACGACCAACCCACCCTCGACTTGCTGACTCAACGAATGCAAGTTCACGAGAAAACGGCGTGGATGCTTCGCAGTTTGCTGGCGGATTAA
- a CDS encoding DJ-1/PfpI/YhbO family deglycase/protease, whose amino-acid sequence MTADNSKKLKKVAILIEQNVEDSEFQVPYQALQEAGAQVQVLGARMNEEYRGKSGKVSIKPDATTAEARPREFDAVVIPGGGAPDKMRTNRNTVGFVKEAAASGKLIAAICHGPQLLIEADLLRGCRVTGYGAIRKDIENAGGTYIDEPLAIDTQLITSRQPGDLPIFTTAILSRLQLEIPDRVLPDENDTEAQWWQLGEAWGGSSKNEIIEGLNKALAGERYTQEAFRHYADKTEDAATSLLLREIAETKGRHLELLEQRIRTLGGQPAIPSFVGEALATLTSWLPSSNDLDILRRALGDLQTGAIDAAHLASKYTDPVSTMIFATIANELAHAEYRVVELYDARLGIRSPEPAKPTTGVAV is encoded by the coding sequence ATGACAGCCGATAATTCTAAAAAGCTCAAAAAAGTTGCCATTTTAATCGAACAAAACGTCGAAGATTCGGAATTTCAAGTCCCTTACCAAGCCCTGCAAGAAGCGGGGGCACAGGTACAAGTCCTCGGCGCGCGCATGAACGAAGAATATCGCGGTAAGTCGGGCAAAGTCAGCATCAAACCCGACGCCACCACCGCCGAAGCGCGTCCGCGCGAGTTTGACGCCGTGGTCATTCCCGGTGGGGGTGCGCCCGACAAAATGCGTACCAATCGCAACACGGTTGGATTTGTCAAAGAAGCTGCCGCCTCGGGTAAATTAATTGCGGCGATCTGTCACGGACCGCAGCTTTTGATCGAAGCGGACTTACTGCGCGGTTGTCGCGTCACTGGATATGGCGCCATTCGCAAAGACATCGAAAATGCGGGTGGGACTTATATTGACGAACCTCTGGCGATCGATACCCAGTTGATTACCTCCCGTCAACCCGGCGACTTGCCGATTTTTACCACGGCGATTCTCTCTCGCCTGCAACTGGAAATTCCCGATCGCGTCCTTCCCGACGAAAACGATACTGAGGCCCAGTGGTGGCAACTCGGCGAAGCCTGGGGCGGATCGAGTAAAAATGAAATTATCGAAGGGTTGAATAAAGCCCTGGCTGGGGAACGCTACACCCAAGAGGCGTTTCGGCACTATGCGGACAAAACCGAAGATGCGGCTACTAGTTTGCTGTTACGCGAAATTGCCGAAACGAAAGGGCGTCACCTCGAACTGCTCGAACAACGCATCCGCACGTTGGGCGGACAACCCGCGATCCCGTCGTTTGTCGGCGAAGCGCTGGCGACGCTGACGAGTTGGTTACCGTCGAGTAACGACCTCGATATTTTACGTCGGGCTTTGGGCGACTTACAAACGGGGGCGATCGATGCGGCCCATCTGGCGTCTAAATATACAGATCCCGTTTCGACGATGATTTTTGCGACGATCGCGAATGAATTAGCTCACGCCGAATATCGCGTGGTGGAATTGTACGATGCGCGACTCGGGATCCGATCGCCCGAACCCGCCAAACCGACGACGGGAGTCGCGGTATAA
- the ruvX gene encoding Holliday junction resolvase RuvX → MKTTISALGLDIGRRRIGVAGCDRTGLIATGLTTLDAKVFAELIAELRSLVAEREVEVLVVGLPYSMNGDIGPQARQVQKFARRLSRTLDLPVDYVDERLTSVEAEQMLHAQRISPSRHKGLIDRKAAALILQQWLDERRQGLRAFPPTSDSEND, encoded by the coding sequence ATGAAAACTACGATTTCCGCTTTGGGATTAGATATCGGTCGCAGGCGCATTGGCGTCGCCGGATGCGATCGCACCGGGTTGATCGCGACGGGTCTGACCACTTTAGACGCCAAGGTCTTCGCCGAGCTGATCGCCGAGTTGCGATCGCTCGTCGCCGAACGGGAGGTCGAAGTCCTCGTCGTCGGACTCCCCTATTCGATGAATGGGGACATCGGCCCCCAAGCCCGACAAGTCCAAAAGTTTGCCCGTCGTCTGTCTCGGACTCTCGATCTGCCTGTGGACTACGTAGACGAGCGCCTGACTTCCGTGGAAGCCGAGCAAATGCTTCACGCTCAACGGATTTCTCCTTCCCGCCATAAGGGTCTGATCGATCGCAAGGCGGCAGCTTTGATTTTGCAGCAGTGGCTCGACGAACGCCGTCAGGGGTTGCGAGCTTTCCCCCCGACTTCGGACTCGGAAAATGATTAA
- a CDS encoding glycosyltransferase, translating to MIVGDLGAIARARSSPDFAMLELDGVLSIWLWLGLGFQLSTGAVLFWRLAQGKNRPRPLQPEWAPPEWAGKVTVLLPTLNEVKRLSPCLAGLTVQTEEVREILAIDSYSEDGTVASIEAAIAQDPRFHLILYDPDSDRWVGPSGALQTGFLRSSPESEWILRVDADTYPRPGLVASLLKAAIASNYDLLSVSAQFILKYPGEVWFHPAMLITFAYRFGAIGKRANSPDRVMANGQCLLCRRHVLEQLGGFAIARDAFCDDMKLARHAAKQGYRVGFLDGSKVVRVRMYEGVRETWREWGRTIGVRDASHPWQLWQDVVFLLAVQGLPPLILGFYAIAVPRSLLFQWPHVGLWSFNLLLMLARIAMLWAIAPYFDRTQAKAPWLFWLSPLADPVVWLRVLISALRPPKQWRGRRY from the coding sequence ATGATTGTAGGAGACTTGGGGGCGATCGCGCGGGCGCGGTCGTCCCCAGACTTCGCAATGTTAGAACTCGATGGGGTGCTGTCGATCTGGTTATGGCTGGGATTGGGTTTCCAACTCAGTACCGGGGCCGTCTTGTTTTGGCGACTGGCCCAAGGCAAAAACCGCCCCCGACCGTTACAACCGGAATGGGCGCCGCCAGAATGGGCCGGAAAAGTCACGGTTTTGTTACCGACCCTCAATGAAGTCAAGCGACTGTCTCCTTGTTTGGCGGGATTGACCGTACAAACCGAAGAAGTGCGCGAAATTCTCGCCATCGACAGCTATTCCGAGGATGGAACCGTGGCTTCGATCGAGGCGGCGATCGCCCAGGATCCGCGCTTTCACTTGATTCTGTACGATCCCGACAGCGATCGCTGGGTCGGCCCGTCCGGTGCCTTGCAGACGGGTTTTTTACGCAGTTCTCCCGAAAGTGAATGGATCTTGCGCGTCGATGCCGATACTTATCCCCGTCCGGGATTAGTGGCGAGTTTGCTCAAGGCGGCGATCGCCTCCAACTACGACCTGCTCTCGGTTTCCGCCCAATTCATCCTCAAATATCCCGGGGAAGTCTGGTTTCACCCGGCGATGCTGATTACCTTCGCCTATCGTTTCGGGGCGATCGGTAAACGGGCCAACTCTCCAGACCGAGTGATGGCGAACGGTCAATGTTTGCTCTGTCGTCGGCACGTTCTCGAACAGTTGGGCGGTTTTGCGATCGCCCGCGATGCCTTTTGCGACGACATGAAACTCGCCCGCCACGCCGCCAAACAAGGATATCGCGTCGGCTTCCTGGATGGCTCCAAAGTCGTGCGCGTCCGCATGTACGAAGGAGTGCGAGAAACCTGGAGGGAATGGGGACGCACCATCGGCGTGCGCGATGCCTCCCATCCGTGGCAGTTATGGCAAGATGTCGTCTTTCTGCTCGCCGTTCAAGGACTGCCCCCCCTTATTTTAGGGTTCTACGCGATCGCCGTCCCCCGCTCGCTGCTATTCCAATGGCCTCATGTGGGCCTGTGGAGCTTCAATTTATTACTGATGCTGGCACGGATCGCCATGTTATGGGCGATCGCCCCCTATTTCGATCGCACCCAGGCTAAAGCCCCGTGGTTATTCTGGCTTTCTCCCCTCGCCGATCCCGTCGTATGGTTGCGCGTGTTGATTTCCGCCTTACGTCCCCCGAAGCAATGGCGGGGGAGACGGTATTGA
- a CDS encoding F420-0:Gamma-glutamyl ligase gives MAIAATIGISLAAAALVVGAAGAALEWQYRRRPGNDLDVPPGEWNREILSPERHQLVGIVEFRNRTPSLEIMLPEVRAQVSLLSETSVDDIRTRVRVVPLHPDAPAREDGYWFGYIVKIGKSTRAKIAIDIEGNDLDRLKSAWVKIHYVTYGPEGRIPKVRHVVIPLQHPDPSVAPNPRTVPENGAEVFPIKTHLLTHLDDPVEIVKRYVLPHAQPGDIVTLGETPVAIMQDRWRHPSDVRPGWVARRLCYYFLPTSSLATACGLQTLVDLVGPGRVFFAFVGGAIARAFGYRGGFYQLAGEQARLIDDVTGTLPPYDSFIVLGPDRPEQVVADIQRETGLSAAIVDVNDLKAVKILAGTPDLSTAFLETALRSNPAGNADEQTPVVLIRPGKTASGQL, from the coding sequence GTGGCGATCGCAGCAACCATCGGAATCAGTCTAGCCGCCGCCGCCCTAGTCGTCGGCGCGGCGGGAGCCGCCCTAGAATGGCAATACCGTCGGCGTCCCGGCAACGATTTAGACGTTCCTCCCGGCGAGTGGAATCGAGAAATCCTGTCCCCCGAACGTCACCAACTCGTGGGAATCGTCGAATTTCGCAACCGAACCCCCAGCTTAGAAATCATGCTGCCGGAAGTTCGGGCACAAGTCAGCTTGCTGTCCGAAACCAGTGTAGACGACATCCGCACCCGCGTCCGCGTCGTTCCCCTCCATCCCGACGCCCCGGCCCGGGAAGACGGCTACTGGTTCGGCTATATCGTCAAAATTGGCAAAAGTACCCGCGCCAAAATTGCGATCGACATCGAAGGAAACGATCTCGATCGCCTCAAATCCGCTTGGGTCAAAATCCACTACGTCACCTACGGTCCGGAAGGTCGCATTCCCAAAGTCCGCCACGTCGTCATCCCCTTACAACATCCGGATCCCTCCGTCGCCCCCAACCCCCGCACCGTGCCGGAAAATGGCGCCGAAGTGTTCCCCATTAAAACTCACCTGCTCACCCACCTCGACGATCCCGTCGAAATCGTCAAGCGCTACGTCTTGCCCCATGCCCAACCCGGCGATATCGTTACCCTCGGCGAAACCCCCGTCGCCATCATGCAAGATCGGTGGCGTCACCCCAGTGACGTGCGTCCCGGTTGGGTCGCCAGACGCCTGTGTTATTACTTCCTGCCGACTTCAAGTTTGGCGACCGCTTGCGGTTTGCAAACCTTAGTCGATTTGGTCGGTCCGGGGCGCGTGTTCTTCGCCTTCGTCGGTGGGGCGATCGCGCGCGCGTTCGGCTACCGGGGCGGCTTTTACCAACTGGCCGGAGAACAAGCCCGCCTGATTGACGACGTAACGGGAACCTTACCCCCTTACGACAGTTTTATCGTTCTCGGTCCGGACCGTCCCGAGCAAGTAGTCGCCGATATCCAACGAGAAACAGGATTGTCCGCCGCGATCGTCGATGTCAATGACTTAAAAGCCGTTAAAATATTGGCAGGAACGCCGGATCTTTCCACTGCTTTTCTAGAAACGGCCTTGCGAAGCAATCCCGCCGGAAACGCGGACGAGCAAACTCCCGTCGTGCTGATCCGCCCCGGAAAAACCGCTTCAGGTCAGTTGTAA
- the cruG gene encoding 2'-O-glycosyltransferase CruG codes for MNFIVALFIFILLLVQVVATAILLSRLIKGAVRQPAIAPREPTPDDLGRVSIVIPTLNEVDRLSPCLEGVTRQSYELREAIVVDSRSRDGTPELVQAAAHRDPRLRLITDDPLPAGWVGRPWALHTGFLNSSPESEWILGLDADTRPHPQLVASALQAALRGGYDLISLSPQFLLEYPGEMVLQPALLMTLVYRFGPTNTDAGSPERVMANGQCFLCRRAVLERVGGYTRARDSFCDDVTLARAIARAGFKVGFLDGANVLQVRMYEGALETWREWGRSLDLKDACSKAQLWGDLGFLVAVQGLPLPIVVAGAIALAIRGVEGSLSSSAIALLGLNGLLLAIRFALSAAISPSYDLRRSSPLTALLFWFSPLADPLAVIRIFLSSLHRPKRWRGREYGEF; via the coding sequence TTGAATTTTATTGTTGCCTTATTTATTTTTATCCTGCTCCTCGTGCAAGTCGTCGCTACGGCGATTCTGCTCTCTCGCTTAATCAAAGGGGCCGTCCGGCAGCCCGCGATCGCGCCGAGAGAGCCGACCCCGGACGATTTGGGGCGCGTCAGCATCGTCATTCCGACCCTGAATGAAGTCGATCGCCTCTCCCCCTGTTTGGAGGGAGTGACCCGGCAAAGTTACGAACTGCGTGAGGCGATCGTCGTTGACAGTCGATCGCGCGACGGTACCCCAGAATTAGTGCAAGCGGCGGCCCACAGGGATCCGAGACTGCGACTGATAACTGACGATCCCTTACCTGCGGGGTGGGTCGGTCGTCCCTGGGCCTTGCATACCGGGTTTTTAAATAGTTCCCCCGAGAGTGAATGGATTTTGGGACTCGATGCCGACACTCGACCCCATCCCCAATTAGTCGCCTCGGCCCTACAGGCGGCCCTTCGCGGCGGTTACGATTTAATTTCCCTCTCGCCACAATTTCTGCTCGAATATCCCGGGGAAATGGTGCTGCAACCTGCGTTATTGATGACTTTGGTTTATCGTTTCGGACCGACGAATACGGACGCGGGATCCCCGGAACGAGTGATGGCGAACGGACAGTGTTTTCTCTGTCGGCGGGCGGTTCTCGAACGAGTTGGCGGCTATACCCGGGCGCGCGATTCCTTTTGCGATGACGTGACTCTGGCCCGTGCGATCGCCCGCGCCGGATTTAAGGTGGGATTTCTCGACGGGGCGAACGTGTTACAAGTCCGGATGTATGAAGGGGCGTTAGAAACTTGGCGGGAATGGGGGCGATCGCTCGATCTCAAGGATGCTTGCTCGAAAGCGCAGTTATGGGGCGATTTGGGCTTTCTAGTGGCCGTTCAAGGCTTACCTTTACCGATTGTGGTGGCCGGGGCGATCGCCCTGGCGATCCGGGGAGTGGAGGGTTCTTTATCGTCGAGTGCGATCGCCTTACTCGGCTTAAATGGCCTCTTGTTGGCGATCCGGTTTGCCTTGAGTGCGGCGATCTCCCCTTCCTACGATCTTAGGCGATCGTCGCCTCTGACGGCCCTATTATTTTGGTTCTCTCCCCTCGCCGACCCCTTAGCGGTCATTCGCATTTTTCTGTCGAGTTTGCACAGACCCAAGCGCTGGCGGGGCCGAGAGTATGGGGAATTTTAG
- a CDS encoding GNAT family N-acetyltransferase, with amino-acid sequence MNPRLPQNSNLCIRPLQYRDLDAVESLVQHGVEAGKRDLSLATRALDLTRHIPSVRRWYGLLKLLSLFPNPFQHLLCVHVAQEEEHTRGAIQISPFNQTRSTWRVDRAIVEPGACIEDIDSQLLRHCLETIWEARMWLIEVGIDAKSELALYRHNGFQRLAQITYWEMNAALLETLAQREPDLPNLLPVSNADAQLLCQLDTASMPPLVRQVFDRHVKDFQTSLLRSAIEAVQQWIDRTEVVSAYVFEPQRKAAIGYFQLKLCRDGSRPHAAELTVHPAYTWLYPELLAQMARITRDFAPQSLHLTSADYQPEREEYLEQIGAARIEHTLLMSRSVWHKLRESKPAALDLQLSEVLQGFQPARKPIPSRIAWLQEGQRGDRPNPQGDANPSIEELRQFSNNGDRFDKPREEDSGS; translated from the coding sequence ATGAATCCACGCTTGCCCCAAAATTCCAATCTCTGCATCCGCCCGCTTCAATACCGAGACCTCGATGCGGTTGAATCTCTCGTGCAACACGGGGTTGAGGCAGGCAAGAGGGATTTGAGTTTGGCCACTCGCGCCCTCGACCTGACTCGACACATCCCCTCGGTTCGCCGTTGGTACGGGTTGCTCAAATTGCTCAGTTTGTTTCCCAATCCGTTCCAACACTTGCTCTGCGTTCACGTCGCGCAAGAAGAGGAGCATACCCGAGGAGCCATCCAGATTTCTCCGTTCAATCAAACCCGCAGCACCTGGCGCGTCGATCGCGCGATCGTCGAACCGGGCGCCTGTATTGAAGATATCGATTCTCAACTGCTACGCCATTGTTTGGAAACGATTTGGGAAGCGCGCATGTGGTTGATCGAAGTCGGTATCGACGCCAAGAGCGAACTGGCTCTCTACCGTCACAATGGCTTTCAGCGCTTGGCCCAGATTACCTATTGGGAAATGAATGCCGCTTTGCTCGAAACTCTCGCCCAGCGCGAACCGGATTTGCCTAATTTACTTCCGGTCAGCAATGCGGACGCCCAACTGCTGTGTCAGCTCGATACGGCGTCGATGCCTCCGTTGGTGCGCCAAGTGTTCGATCGCCACGTCAAGGATTTTCAAACCAGTTTGCTGCGTTCCGCTATCGAAGCTGTCCAACAATGGATCGATCGCACGGAAGTCGTCAGCGCTTACGTGTTCGAGCCACAACGCAAGGCGGCGATCGGTTATTTTCAACTCAAACTCTGTCGCGATGGCTCCCGTCCTCATGCTGCGGAGTTAACCGTTCACCCGGCCTATACTTGGCTCTATCCGGAACTGCTCGCCCAAATGGCGCGCATTACCCGCGATTTTGCGCCCCAGTCCCTGCACCTGACCTCGGCGGACTACCAGCCGGAACGGGAAGAATATCTCGAACAAATCGGCGCCGCACGGATCGAGCATACTTTGCTGATGTCTCGCTCGGTCTGGCACAAGTTGCGCGAGTCCAAACCGGCGGCTCTCGATTTGCAACTGTCGGAAGTTCTCCAAGGTTTCCAACCCGCTCGCAAGCCGATTCCCAGCCGCATTGCTTGGTTGCAAGAGGGCCAACGCGGCGATCGCCCCAACCCTCAAGGGGACGCCAATCCTTCCATTGAAGAGTTGCGCCAATTCTCCAATAACGGCGATCGCTTTGACAAACCTCGCGAGGAGGATTCGGGGAGTTAG
- a CDS encoding tetratricopeptide repeat protein, protein MKPARTPQIMPPILLSQLTAEDLLQRGIGKFSQEDYSGAVEDFSRAIELNPQIARLYLNRGNARFKLGETEAALEDYNRAIALDPDDVQAYRFRGFALSEVGNHPAAIADYDRALTLDPTLSDVVLNRGLSRFKLGEYEAAIADYSQAIELDPQFADAYLNRGNAYQQLGNSTAAIADYSRAIELDPEEAQAYLNRALVLTRLGEKEAAQQDFDRLRQLQPELVQSVRPSTFLLEWQQAIARVPLTPETAAIGSAVLVMLVGAIGLLLSKRRRSRPRAARSSTADSSAAAPAIEDLTASSESQTPQTLNDRGLEFYDARNYHRAIAHYDAALKVDPNYTRAYNNRAVAYRALKQDRAALEDCDRAIALNPRYAHAIYNRALAKRQLGDFSGAIADFRRAGDLYLDRGQQRDYEDVLAKIEAIVASHPDLAAPSVSEIPRESPSETTLNGSSDTQLQDSQDFPAPDS, encoded by the coding sequence GTGAAGCCAGCACGAACGCCACAAATAATGCCACCGATCTTGTTGTCCCAGCTTACGGCTGAAGATCTCCTACAACGGGGCATCGGTAAGTTTTCCCAGGAAGACTATTCCGGGGCCGTCGAAGATTTTTCTCGGGCGATCGAACTCAATCCCCAAATTGCGCGGCTTTACCTCAACCGAGGCAATGCACGCTTCAAACTCGGCGAGACCGAAGCCGCTTTAGAAGACTACAATCGGGCGATCGCCCTCGATCCCGACGACGTGCAAGCTTACCGCTTTCGCGGCTTTGCTCTCTCGGAAGTCGGCAACCACCCGGCGGCGATCGCCGATTACGACCGCGCCTTGACCCTCGACCCTACCCTCAGCGATGTCGTCCTCAATCGCGGTCTGTCTCGTTTTAAACTCGGAGAGTACGAAGCGGCGATCGCCGACTACTCCCAAGCGATCGAACTCGACCCTCAATTTGCCGACGCTTATCTCAATCGCGGCAATGCTTACCAGCAACTCGGCAATTCTACCGCCGCGATCGCCGATTATTCCCGGGCGATCGAACTCGATCCCGAGGAGGCTCAAGCTTATCTCAATCGCGCTTTAGTTCTGACGCGCTTGGGCGAAAAAGAAGCAGCCCAGCAGGATTTCGATCGCCTGCGCCAACTCCAGCCGGAATTAGTCCAGTCCGTTCGCCCAAGCACCTTTTTATTAGAGTGGCAGCAGGCGATCGCTCGCGTCCCCCTCACTCCGGAAACGGCGGCGATCGGTAGTGCGGTTTTGGTGATGCTCGTCGGGGCGATCGGCTTGTTGCTCTCCAAGCGACGGCGATCTCGCCCCCGCGCCGCCCGATCGAGTACCGCCGATTCGTCCGCCGCCGCCCCCGCGATCGAAGATCTCACCGCTTCGTCCGAGTCGCAAACCCCTCAAACTCTCAACGATCGCGGTTTGGAGTTCTACGACGCCCGCAACTACCACCGGGCGATCGCTCATTACGATGCTGCTTTAAAAGTCGATCCCAACTATACCCGCGCTTATAACAATCGCGCCGTTGCTTATCGCGCTTTGAAACAGGACCGGGCCGCCCTGGAAGATTGCGATCGCGCGATCGCGCTCAATCCCCGTTATGCTCATGCTATTTACAACCGCGCCCTCGCCAAACGCCAACTGGGCGACTTTTCAGGGGCGATTGCCGATTTTCGCCGCGCCGGGGACCTCTATTTAGATCGCGGACAACAACGCGATTACGAGGACGTTCTCGCTAAAATTGAGGCGATCGTTGCCTCTCATCCCGATTTAGCCGCTCCCTCGGTTTCCGAAATTCCCCGGGAATCTCCCTCGGAAACGACACTCAATGGGTCGTCCGACACTCAGTTACAAGATTCACAAGATTTTCCTGCTCCTGACTCGTAA
- the cruF gene encoding gamma-carotene 1'-hydroxylase CruF, with protein sequence MKQLVTFERICLVGHIVATAFGLAGLVLVLPHPEFILNLPGFGQKAFQWSMAGGGVVYIILGAVAIAIYASRLFGLRRALSFAIPAIVLSASSELIGTSTGFPFGHYQYLSGLGYKIAGLVPFTIPLSWFYMGFTCWILARAGLSAIAAAPWLQKIGGIALGALLLTAWDFVLDPAMSQTPFPFWEFQEAGAFFGMPYRNLSGWLGTGALFMGVATVLWQKTEITLKRAQLNLPLAVYLVNFAFGAVITLTMLDSRFWIPTVLSICLGVLPAFGLWWIARHRHASQTPLSEDEIMETNSASATTVAPVEMVAK encoded by the coding sequence ATGAAACAACTTGTAACTTTCGAGCGCATTTGCTTAGTCGGCCATATTGTGGCCACGGCATTTGGATTGGCGGGGTTGGTGTTAGTGCTGCCACATCCGGAATTTATCCTGAATTTACCCGGATTCGGGCAAAAAGCCTTTCAATGGAGCATGGCAGGCGGTGGCGTCGTCTATATCATCCTCGGAGCCGTGGCGATCGCCATTTACGCAAGCCGCCTGTTCGGACTGCGACGGGCGCTGAGCTTTGCAATTCCGGCGATCGTCCTATCGGCGAGCAGCGAACTGATCGGCACCAGCACGGGCTTTCCCTTCGGACACTACCAATATTTAAGCGGTTTGGGCTATAAAATCGCCGGATTGGTGCCGTTTACCATTCCCCTGTCCTGGTTTTACATGGGGTTTACCTGCTGGATCCTCGCCCGAGCCGGGTTGAGCGCGATCGCCGCCGCCCCGTGGCTACAGAAAATCGGCGGAATCGCCCTAGGAGCACTATTACTGACCGCCTGGGATTTCGTCCTCGATCCGGCGATGAGCCAAACTCCGTTTCCGTTCTGGGAATTTCAAGAAGCGGGCGCCTTTTTTGGAATGCCCTATCGTAACTTGAGCGGCTGGCTGGGAACGGGCGCCTTATTTATGGGAGTAGCCACCGTATTGTGGCAAAAAACCGAGATTACCCTGAAACGAGCTCAATTAAATTTGCCCTTAGCCGTTTATCTGGTAAACTTCGCCTTTGGTGCGGTCATCACCCTGACGATGTTGGATTCCCGCTTTTGGATTCCGACAGTTTTGAGTATCTGTTTGGGAGTGTTACCCGCCTTCGGACTGTGGTGGATTGCTCGACATCGCCACGCCAGCCAAACACCATTAAGCGAAGACGAAATCATGGAAACCAATTCGGCTAGTGCGACCACTGTAGCCCCCGTTGAAATGGTGGCCAAGTGA